The region GATTATAGCCATTACGCAGAATGTCTCGGTCTTGAATTTTACGCTCGGGTTGTTAAAAACTTGGACAGCCACATACATCGCCTCTCGCGATCGTATCAGGCGCTCGTCATCAAACAGATTTAACCCAGTAATTGGATCATACGATCTCTTTTTTTCCTTAAATAGCTCAACGGTATTATCGGAGGCCAATGGAATCGTATCATCTTGTTTCACCTCCGTGATTCTCGCGAAGTTGACAGTCGCTTTCCGTCCATTGTTCACGAGAGCATGGATATCTTGATTTCTCCAGCCGTCAGCTAACAGTGATTTGACTATCGATTTTTCTTCGTCTGTGAGCGATCCCGTGGTGTCGTTGGGCATGGCATCATTTTATATAGGGTTGTTGAAGGGTGGGAGGCAAAATAAATACTCAGATTCGGATCGCCAATAAAGAGGTTTGTCAAGCGTGGATGCGCTTGCCACCCCACCGCGACTCCGCTAACCAAAACCCATGAACCAGACACCACCGCCCTCCGACGCCACGCCCGACCCCACCCCGGTCAACCTGCGCGACGCGCTGGAAGAGCGCTACCTGTCCTACGCGCTTTCCACCATCATGCACCGCGCGCTGCCCGACGTGCGCGACGGGCTGAAACCCGTTCACCGCCGCCTGCTCTACGCCATGCGCCAGCTCCGGCTCGATCCGGATGCCGGCTTCAAGAAATGCGCGCGCGTGGTCGGCGACGTCATCGGTAAATACCACCCCCACGGCGACCAGGCGGTCTATGACGCGCTGGTGCGCCTCGCGCAGAACTTCGCGGTGCGCTATCCGCTGGTCGACGGCCAGGGCAATTTCGGCAATGTCGACGGCGATAACGCCGCGGCCATGCGCTACACCGAGGCGCGGCTGACCGAGGCGGCCCGCGCGCTGCTCGACGGCATCGACGAGGACACGGTCGATTTCCGCGACACCTATGACGGCGAGGACAGCGAGCCGGTGGTGCTGCCCGCCGCGCTGCCGAACCTGCTGGCCAATGGCGCGGCGGGGATCGCGGTCGGCATGGCGACGAACATCCCGCCGCATAACCTCGATGAGCTTTGCGCCGCGGCGCAGGCGCTGATTGCGCGGCCCGACATCACGGCGGCCGAGCTTGCCGACATCGTCCCCGGCCCGGACTTCCCCACCGGCGGCGTGATCGTGGAGGACCGCGCGTCGATCGGGGACGCCTACGCCACCGGGCGCGGGGGTTTTCGCGTGCGGGCGCGCTGGCACCGGGAGGATACCGGGCGCGGGCAGTGGCAGATCGTCGTCACCGAAATCCCGTACCAGGTGCAGAAATCCCGCCTGATCGAGAAGATCGCCGAGCTGCTCACCGCGAAAAAGCTGCCGCTCTTGGCCGATGTGCGTGACGAGTCGACCGAGGACATCCGCATCGTGCTGGAGCCGCGGTCCCGAACGGTGGAGCCCGACCTGCTGATGGAGCAGCTGTTCCGCCTGACCGATCTGGAATCGCGTATCCCGCTCAACATGAACGTCTTGAGCGGCGGGCAGGTGCCACGCGTGCTGTCTTTGCGGGAGGTGCTGAACGAGTGGCTGGCGCACCGCAAGGAGGTGCTGGTCCGGCGCTCGCGCCACCGGCTGGCGAAGATCGAGCACCGGCTGGAGGTGCTGGGCGGTTATCTCGTCGCCTATCTCAACATCGACGAGGTCATCCACATCATCCGGGAGGAGGACCACCCCAAGGCGGTGATGATGGAGCGCTTCGACCTGACCGAGGTGCAGGCCGAGGCGATCCTGAACATGCGGCTGCGCGCGCTGCGCAAGCTCGAAGAGATCGAAATCCGCAAGGAGCACGACACCCTCACCGCCGAGAAGGGCGAGATTGAAGCGCTTTTGGCCTCCGACGACAAGCAGTGGGCGCGCATCTCGGACGAGATCGGCGAGGTCCGCGCGCGCTTCGGCAAGGACACCGAGGTCGGCCGCCGCCGCACCGACTTTGGCGATGTGCCGCAGATCGAGGTCAACCTGGACGAGGCGCTGATCGAGCGCGAACCGATCACCGTCATCCTGTCGGAAAAGGGCTGGATCCGCGCGCTGAAAGGCCACGGTAACGACCTGGACAAGCTGCAATTCAAGACCGGCGACAAGCTGCTGCGCGCGCTCAAGGCGCAGACGACCGACAAGCTCATCCTGTTCGCCACCAACGGCAAGTTTTACACGCTCAGCGCAAGCGACCTGCCCGGCGGGCGCGGCGCCGGCGAGCCGGTGCGGCTGATGGTCGATCTGGAGGAAGACGCCGGGATCGTCGAGCTGCTGGTCCACGACCCGAACCGCAAGCTGCTTATCGCCTCGAACGCGGGCAACGGCTTCATCGTGAGCGAGAGCGAGGTCTACGCCGCCACGCGCAAGGGCAAGCAGGCGCTCAACCTCGGGAAGGGCGAACGGGCGGTCGTCTGCACCCCGGCGGACGGCGACAGCGTCGCGGTGGTCGGCGACAACCGTAAGCTGCTGGTGTTCGGGCTGGATGAGGTCAACGAGATGACGCGCGGGCGCGGCGTCCGGCTTCAGCGTTATCGCGGCGGGGCCTTGAGCGATGCGCGCGTGTTCACCCGCGCCGAGGGCCTGCAATGGACCGACAGCGCCGGGCGCACGCGCACCGTCACCGATCTGGCCGAATGGACCGGCAGCCGCGCCAGCGCCGGCAAGCCCGTCCCACGCGGCTTCCCGAAATCCGGCCGCTTCGACGACACGCCGTCATAGTGTGCTTTGCCCTGAGACATTAAATTTGTCGGGTCGCTTCATCGATTCGAAGCGGCTATATTCGTTTGCTCGTTGGTTACCAAAAGCTTTTTAAGCCCAACTCTCATAAAATGTATTGGGCGAGGGCGATCGTGATAGAGGCTTCATTGTGAGCAACGAACGCATCGACAGCCTTCTACAGGATCTCGCGCGCAAGCCCGGCCATGACGAGGTCAAATCCTCGATCCGGGAACTTTTGGTTGCCGAATTCAAGGCAGATCGGGTCGACGTTTATTTTGAAGAACCGGTCCCAGAGGTGCGTGGCCGTATTGATGCGGTCCTGGGGCGCACGATTTTCGAGGTAAAGTCTGACCTCGGCCGCGAGCGCGCAGATGCAGAGCGCCGTGTGCCGGATTATCTCGCTGGGCGGGAGGGTGACACCGGCGAGCGCTATGTCGCCGTCGTAACCGACGGTCTTGACTGGATTGCTTACGAACTGCGTGCAGGTATTTTGGTAACGCTAAAGGAGTGGCGTCTCGATCCTTCCTGTCCTGGACAGTTTCTGGGCCATTTAAAGGGGACCTTGGCTGTAGGTTCAGAGCTTGCCCCCGACGCCGAAACGATCCGCTTGCAGCTCGGGGCCGAGAGTGTCGCATTTAAGCGCGCATTGGCCGATCTCTCCGATGCTTGGGAGAAGGTAGCGGATCGCCCCACCGCGGCACTAAAGCGTCAGCTCTGGCAGCAGCTCCTTCGCCTCGTCTATGGTAACGATATCGAGGATGAGGCATTATGGTTTCAGCATACATTCCTCGTCATCGTCGCCAAGGCGATCGCAGCTAAGGTTCTTGAACTACCCACTTCCAAACCGGACGACCTTCTTTCTGGCCAGCAGTTCGTCGCTCACGGCGTTAACGGCGCCGTAGAAAGCGATTTTTTCGACTGGATACTGGAAGCGCCCGGCGGTCCCGATTTGGTACAGCGGATCGTGCGACACGTCGCCCGTTTCCGCTTGGTCGATGTCGACACTGACGTTCTCAAGGTGCTCTATGAATCGCTGATAGACCGGGCGCAGCGGCATGGCCTTGGCGAATACTATACGCCCGACTGGCTCGCCAAGAAGGTCGTTCGGCACACGGTGAGTGATCCCCTCAATCAGCGTGTGCTCGATCCCGCGTGCGGTTCGGGAACCTTCCTGTTCCATGCGGTAAAGAGGTTCCTTTCCGTCGCTGCGGAGGAGGGGATCCCGGAGCCGGAGCGGGCGGCCCGCGCCACTACGCTTGTCGCCGGAATGGACATCCACCCAGTCGCGGCGATCATCGCTCGCGTTACCTACCTCCTGGCGCTCGGTCCTGTTCTCGGGAGCCGTGCAGCTAGCATCTCTATTCCTGTCTATGTCGGCGATGCCCTGCAACTCTCGGTCAAGCACATGCTTGCGGGCGAGGAACTGATCGTTTCCGTTCCTGCGCCCCCTGCGAAGGAACCTCGGGGACAGGTGGCGACTGGCGAGAAGGCGCTCCGCTTCCCGCAAGTGGTCTGCCGCGATCCCGCTCTGCTCGATAGTGTTGTTCAACGTATGCAGGATCACTCGGAACAGGGCCGTGGAGTAAAGGCATTCGTAGCTGCCGTCCGCTCTTTGGGCATCGCGGACGAAGGGGTGCTGGCCGATCTTGCTGAAACCTATAGACTTTATGACGAATTACGCCGTACCGACCGCAATTCGATCTGGGCTTACGTAGCCCGCAATCTGAGCCGCCCGCTATATCTCTCCGCAGACACCCGTAAAGCGGACGTTATCGTGGGCAACCCGCCCTGGCTCGCGTTTCGGCACATGAATAAAGACCTGCAAAACAGGTTTCGCGAACTTTCCAGAGGCGAACGGGTTTATGTCGGCGGCAAGCTCGCCGCCCAGAACGATCTTTCCGCGCTGTTCTTCGCCCGTGCTGTGGCACTGTATTTGAAGCGGGATGGACGTATCGCATTCGTGATGCCGATGGCGGCGCTGACTCGGGGCCAGTTCGAAGCGTTCCGCAACGGGTCTTTCGGGTCCTCCAAGGTTGCCTTCGACGAGGCATGGACTTTCGACGACTCCGTTGAGCCTCTGTTTCCTGTGCCGTCCTGCGTTGTGTTCGCCCGCCGCGAACACGCGCTCGCAAAGGCCATGCCGGATCGGGTAACGGCGTTTTCCGGGCGTCTGCCGAAGCGCGATGCATCTGAGGAGATGGCGGACCTTCACCTCACCATTACCGAGAATGCTCCGGCGCTGGAAACCGCGCAGTACGAAGGAGGATCGGCTTACAGGTCCGCCTTCCGGCAAGGAGCGACATTGGTGCCGCGTATGCTTTGCCTTGTCGAACGAGCGCCCGTAAGCCGGCTTGGCGGCAACCCTGCCGCCCCGCTGGTTCGGAGCTGGCGTTCGCGCCAGGAAAAGGAGCCTTGGAAGTCTCTCCAAGGCCTTGAAGGCAATGTCGAGGCCGAGTTTCTGCGGCCGGTCTATCTTGGCGAATCGATCGCGCCTTTTCGCGTGCTCAGGGCATTCGAGGGCGTCATTCCAACCGATCAAAACGGCAATGTGCTGGACGCAGCCGGCGCATCGCGGCGGGGCTTGGTGCATCTCGCCTCGTGGATGGAGAACGCGGAGGCCGCCTGGAATGCCAATAAGACCAGCGACATGTTCCTCGTCGACCGCTGGAATTATCACAACGAACTAGGCGCACAGTTTCCTGTCCCATCTCTGCGGGTCGCATATGCGACCTCCGGCAAGATTCCCGCGGCAGTAGTGTTGGCTGACAGCTCAGCCATTGTCGAAAGTGGAGTATACTGGGCTAAACTCGAATCACTCGATGAAGCCCGCTATATCACCACCGTTCTCAACAGTGAGACCGCACGTATGCGCATCGCTGACTTCCAAGCCAGAGGGCAATGGGGTGCCCGCCACTTCCATAAGGTCATGTTCAACCTTCCCATACCTCGGTTTGCGGCCCAGAATCCGCTACATGGTGACCTTGCCGCGGCCGGTGCGGAGGCGGAACAGGTGGCCGCCGCCATCGATATCCCTAAGACCGTCGGTTTCCAGAAGGCTCGCGAAGTGATCCGCACTGCTCTCGCGGAGGCTGGTCTTTCCCAACAAATCGATGACCTTGTCACGCGGCTGCTGGACGGATCGTAAGGATTTGAAGCGCCGGGCGCACGCGCACCGTCACCGATCTGGCCGAATGGACCGGCAGCCGCGCCAGCGCCGGCAAGCCCGTCCCACGCGGCTTCCCGAAATCCGGCCGCTTCGACGACACCGCCGCGCAATAAAAAACGCGGCTGGAAGCCCCAGCCGCGCTTATCCGTTACTCGTCAGCTTCACCGTTGGCCACAATGTCCAACAGGTGGCAAAAGCTCATCTTTTCGTCATTGCCGGACTTGCATGTGCTCGGGCCTGACCCGAGTAATCCGGCAATCCAGAAACAAGAGGTTGCCCTTGCGATTGGATCACCGGGTCAAGCCCGGTGATGACGCTGGACTGCGCTTTCCCGCGTCAAGCCCGAGCACAGGTAAGCACAGGCGTGACCTGATGCTGACCGATCAAAACAGCGCGCTTAGCGCAGATACGGGCAAACGCGGCGATGACCGCTATAGGTCGTGTACATGCCGGTATCCCACTCGAACGAGCGAAACTCCCGGTCGCATTTGCGCCAACGCCATTCCTCGTTGCGGATTTCCCGGGCGCGCTCCTCGGCGATGCCCTGCGCGATCAGCGAGCCGATCACGCCGACGGCCACGCCCGCGCCGAAATCCCCGGCGTCGGCCACGCGAACACCATCGGCCTGCGACGTGATGCCCGCCGGCAGGTTGGACACCGGCGCCTCCACCTGCGCCGCCGAAGCCGCGCCGGCCAGACCGGCCGCGACCATCAGCCCGGCGCACACTGAACTGACAGATTTCATCATCTCGCTTCCCTCTTCTTGGCAGTCACCTATTCCTCGGCAATTCTCAAATTGGAACATAACACAAACGCGGTAGGGAAAAAACGCGGCGAGGCCGAGTGGTCAAGCGAAAATTGCCTCACCCTTGCGCAGGCGAGGCCGCCTTCTCAAGCTGGCGTAGCAGCCGGATTCGCTCGTCGGGCAGGCGCATCTCGTTTGGCGCAAGCACCCATTTTTCGAGGAAGTAGCTGGTCAGCCGCAAGCCGTCACAGATGTCCGCATCGGATGGTGCTTTGTCGTCGCCCGCGAGAAACGGCGGCAGCGGCAACAGCTTGTCATGATACGGGGCGCCCGCCCCGGCGCTGACCGCGCGGCCCGACTTCGGCGAGATATAGCGCAGCTCTGCCCGCGCCCCCGTCGCTGCGCAGCGGCCCAGGTCAAGGCCGAAGCCCAACTCCCCGATCAGCGCCAGCTCCCAAGTCACGAGCAGCGCAGGCCACAGGTTCCGTTCCGGCAACGCCGCCATGAGTTCGCGCAGGCTTTCATAGACCTCAGGATGCGGATCCCGTTCGGGCAGAAGCCGCGCCAGGTAACACGCTGAACTCAGCGCGAGCAGCGCCAGCCGGTCGCTCATCGCCTGCGCCGCATAAGACGTTTCGGCCTCGACCGTCATCGCGCCCAACTGGTCGGGCAGCCGCGCCCGCCAGAGCGCGCGCACTGCGTTGCCCGGCTGCAGCACCGGCCGCAGCCGCCGCGAGCGCCCGCCATGCACCAGGCCGAGATGCCGGCCATGCTCGCGCGTCAACAGTTCCGCAATCGCCGCCGTCTCGCCGTGCGGCCTCACCGACAGCACGATGCCTTCATCCGTCCACTGCATGGCTTATCGCTTCGGAAATTCGAGCCCCATCGCGGCATACAGCGAGGGGTCTTCGGCCCAGTGCTCGCGCACCTTCACCTGAAGGAACAGATGCACGGGAACGCCGAGTTGTTCGCTCAACTCCTGTCGCGCCTGCATCGAGATCTGCTTGATCGTGCGCCCACCCGCGCCGAGCACGATCTTCCGCTGGCTTTCGCGGGCGACATAGATGATCTGCTCAATCCGGATCGAGCCATCCTTCAGATGCTTGAACTCGGTCGTCTCGACAGTGGATTCGTAGGGCAGTTCGTCGTGCAGGCGCAGAAAAACCTTCTCCCGCGTGACCTCCGCCGCCCAGACGCGCAGCGGCGCATCTGCAAGCTGATCTTCCGGGTAAAGCCACGGGCCGGGCGGCATCGCCTCGGCGAGATAGTCTCGCAGATCGGCAACACCGTCACCCGTCAGCGCCGAGATCATAAAGACCCGGTCGAAGTTCACCCGCGCGCTGAGTTGCGCCGTCATCTCCAGCAGACGGTCCTTGCGGACCCGGTCGATCTTGTTCAGCACAAGGAGCAGCGGTTGCTTGATCCCGGCCAGCCGCTCAATGATCGAATCGACCTGCTCGTCCACACCCTTCTGAGCATCCACGAGCAAGAGGACGACATCCGCCTCCAGCGCCTCGTGCCAGGCCGCTTCGACCATGGCCCGATCAAGCCGGCGGCGCGGACGGAAGATTCCCGGCGTGTCGACCAGGATGATCTGCGTGTTGCCCGCGATCAGAATGCCCCTCAACCGGGTTCGCGTGGTCTGGACCTTGTGCGTGACAATAGTGACCTTGGACCCGACGAGTTGATTGGTCAGGGTCGACTTTCCGGCATTCGGCGCGCCGATTATCGCGGCGAAACCGCAAGCGGTCTCACCCTCCTCGATGTTCGGGGTGTTCGCGTCCTGCGCCTCACTCACGCTTGCTCTCCGGCCAGACGCCCTCGCGCACGAGGATCTTCGTCGCTGCCGCCTCCTGTGCCGCCCGCTTGCTTGAACCCGTCCCCCGCGCCGGCTCATACCCCGAGACGCGCGCCTCCACGGTGAACTGCGGCGCATGATCGGGCCCGGTGCGCGCGACGTCATTATATTCCGGCAAGGGCAGCTTCATACCCTGCGCCCATTCCTGCAGCGCGGTCTTGGGGTCGATCGGCACCGGCCCCGGCTCGCTCAACCGCTGGCCCCATAGCCGATGTATGAGGTCGCGCGCCGCATCATATCCGCCGTCGAGAAATACCGCGCCGATCACCGATTCGCAGACATCCGCGAGGATCGCGGCCTTCTCGGCACCGCCGCTCGCCGCCTCGGCCTCACTCATGCGGACATGCGAGCCAAGGTCCAGTGACCGTGCGATCGCCGCACAGGTGTCGCGGTGCACCAACTCGTTGTAACGCCGCGCGAGCGCGCCTTCACTATCCTGCGGACACGTATTGTAGAGGCTTTCGGCCACGACCAGCCCCAGAACCCGGTCGCCCAGGAACTCGAGCCGCTGATAGTCCGCGCCGCTGGACGCCGTTTGCGCACTCGGATGCGTCAGCGCCAGCCGCAGGAGCCCGGCGTCAGCAAATTCATAGCCCAGCCTTCCGGGCAGCGTGTTTTGCCCTTTCAGTTCCGCCACCTGTTCTATTCGATCACCTGGAACAGCCGCGACCAGCGGATCACGAAGGGCCACTCCCAGAACTCGAACAGGCTGCCTTCAGGGCTTACCGAAAAGAAGGTGATTTCCGCCCGCCCGATCAGGTTTTCCGCCGGCACGAAGCCGACTCCCCGAGCACCGAAAAAGCGGCTGTCAGAGGAGTTGTCCCTATTGTCACCCATCATAAAGTAATGACCCTCGGGGACGACATACACATCGGTGTTATCGCCCGGGCGGTTGTCGTAGACGTCAAGCGTTTCGTAGGTGACGCCGTTGGGCAGCGTCTCGCGGTAGCGGCGCACCTCCCGCGTCCGCCCGCGACCCAGCTGCAAGGTGAAGTCAGACAGGCGCTCGCGCTTGACCGCCTCGCCGTTGATGTGCAGCACGCCGTCGATCATCTGGATGCGATCGCCCGGCAGACCGACGATGCGCTTGATGTAGTCGCTGTTGTTGTCGCGGGGCAGCTTGAAGACCGCTACGTCACCGCGTTCCGGCTTCCCCGCGAAAATGCGCCCGTCAAACGACGCCAGTCCAAAAGGGAATGAATACTGGCTGTATCCGTAGCTGAACT is a window of Dichotomicrobium thermohalophilum DNA encoding:
- the parC gene encoding DNA topoisomerase IV subunit A, with the translated sequence MNQTPPPSDATPDPTPVNLRDALEERYLSYALSTIMHRALPDVRDGLKPVHRRLLYAMRQLRLDPDAGFKKCARVVGDVIGKYHPHGDQAVYDALVRLAQNFAVRYPLVDGQGNFGNVDGDNAAAMRYTEARLTEAARALLDGIDEDTVDFRDTYDGEDSEPVVLPAALPNLLANGAAGIAVGMATNIPPHNLDELCAAAQALIARPDITAAELADIVPGPDFPTGGVIVEDRASIGDAYATGRGGFRVRARWHREDTGRGQWQIVVTEIPYQVQKSRLIEKIAELLTAKKLPLLADVRDESTEDIRIVLEPRSRTVEPDLLMEQLFRLTDLESRIPLNMNVLSGGQVPRVLSLREVLNEWLAHRKEVLVRRSRHRLAKIEHRLEVLGGYLVAYLNIDEVIHIIREEDHPKAVMMERFDLTEVQAEAILNMRLRALRKLEEIEIRKEHDTLTAEKGEIEALLASDDKQWARISDEIGEVRARFGKDTEVGRRRTDFGDVPQIEVNLDEALIEREPITVILSEKGWIRALKGHGNDLDKLQFKTGDKLLRALKAQTTDKLILFATNGKFYTLSASDLPGGRGAGEPVRLMVDLEEDAGIVELLVHDPNRKLLIASNAGNGFIVSESEVYAATRKGKQALNLGKGERAVVCTPADGDSVAVVGDNRKLLVFGLDEVNEMTRGRGVRLQRYRGGALSDARVFTRAEGLQWTDSAGRTRTVTDLAEWTGSRASAGKPVPRGFPKSGRFDDTPS
- a CDS encoding N-6 DNA methylase — encoded protein: MSNERIDSLLQDLARKPGHDEVKSSIRELLVAEFKADRVDVYFEEPVPEVRGRIDAVLGRTIFEVKSDLGRERADAERRVPDYLAGREGDTGERYVAVVTDGLDWIAYELRAGILVTLKEWRLDPSCPGQFLGHLKGTLAVGSELAPDAETIRLQLGAESVAFKRALADLSDAWEKVADRPTAALKRQLWQQLLRLVYGNDIEDEALWFQHTFLVIVAKAIAAKVLELPTSKPDDLLSGQQFVAHGVNGAVESDFFDWILEAPGGPDLVQRIVRHVARFRLVDVDTDVLKVLYESLIDRAQRHGLGEYYTPDWLAKKVVRHTVSDPLNQRVLDPACGSGTFLFHAVKRFLSVAAEEGIPEPERAARATTLVAGMDIHPVAAIIARVTYLLALGPVLGSRAASISIPVYVGDALQLSVKHMLAGEELIVSVPAPPAKEPRGQVATGEKALRFPQVVCRDPALLDSVVQRMQDHSEQGRGVKAFVAAVRSLGIADEGVLADLAETYRLYDELRRTDRNSIWAYVARNLSRPLYLSADTRKADVIVGNPPWLAFRHMNKDLQNRFRELSRGERVYVGGKLAAQNDLSALFFARAVALYLKRDGRIAFVMPMAALTRGQFEAFRNGSFGSSKVAFDEAWTFDDSVEPLFPVPSCVVFARREHALAKAMPDRVTAFSGRLPKRDASEEMADLHLTITENAPALETAQYEGGSAYRSAFRQGATLVPRMLCLVERAPVSRLGGNPAAPLVRSWRSRQEKEPWKSLQGLEGNVEAEFLRPVYLGESIAPFRVLRAFEGVIPTDQNGNVLDAAGASRRGLVHLASWMENAEAAWNANKTSDMFLVDRWNYHNELGAQFPVPSLRVAYATSGKIPAAVVLADSSAIVESGVYWAKLESLDEARYITTVLNSETARMRIADFQARGQWGARHFHKVMFNLPIPRFAAQNPLHGDLAAAGAEAEQVAAAIDIPKTVGFQKAREVIRTALAEAGLSQQIDDLVTRLLDGS
- a CDS encoding BA14K family protein, yielding MMKSVSSVCAGLMVAAGLAGAASAAQVEAPVSNLPAGITSQADGVRVADAGDFGAGVAVGVIGSLIAQGIAEERAREIRNEEWRWRKCDREFRSFEWDTGMYTTYSGHRRVCPYLR
- the recO gene encoding DNA repair protein RecO, which gives rise to MQWTDEGIVLSVRPHGETAAIAELLTREHGRHLGLVHGGRSRRLRPVLQPGNAVRALWRARLPDQLGAMTVEAETSYAAQAMSDRLALLALSSACYLARLLPERDPHPEVYESLRELMAALPERNLWPALLVTWELALIGELGFGLDLGRCAATGARAELRYISPKSGRAVSAGAGAPYHDKLLPLPPFLAGDDKAPSDADICDGLRLTSYFLEKWVLAPNEMRLPDERIRLLRQLEKAASPAQG
- the era gene encoding GTPase Era; protein product: MSEAQDANTPNIEEGETACGFAAIIGAPNAGKSTLTNQLVGSKVTIVTHKVQTTRTRLRGILIAGNTQIILVDTPGIFRPRRRLDRAMVEAAWHEALEADVVLLLVDAQKGVDEQVDSIIERLAGIKQPLLLVLNKIDRVRKDRLLEMTAQLSARVNFDRVFMISALTGDGVADLRDYLAEAMPPGPWLYPEDQLADAPLRVWAAEVTREKVFLRLHDELPYESTVETTEFKHLKDGSIRIEQIIYVARESQRKIVLGAGGRTIKQISMQARQELSEQLGVPVHLFLQVKVREHWAEDPSLYAAMGLEFPKR
- the rnc gene encoding ribonuclease III yields the protein MAELKGQNTLPGRLGYEFADAGLLRLALTHPSAQTASSGADYQRLEFLGDRVLGLVVAESLYNTCPQDSEGALARRYNELVHRDTCAAIARSLDLGSHVRMSEAEAASGGAEKAAILADVCESVIGAVFLDGGYDAARDLIHRLWGQRLSEPGPVPIDPKTALQEWAQGMKLPLPEYNDVARTGPDHAPQFTVEARVSGYEPARGTGSSKRAAQEAAATKILVREGVWPESKRE
- the lepB gene encoding signal peptidase I, giving the protein MSVGANSDEKSTFWETVRVVVIALLLAFLVRIFLYQPFNIPSGSMKPTLLIGDYLFVSKFSYGYSQYSFPFGLASFDGRIFAGKPERGDVAVFKLPRDNNSDYIKRIVGLPGDRIQMIDGVLHINGEAVKRERLSDFTLQLGRGRTREVRRYRETLPNGVTYETLDVYDNRPGDNTDVYVVPEGHYFMMGDNRDNSSDSRFFGARGVGFVPAENLIGRAEITFFSVSPEGSLFEFWEWPFVIRWSRLFQVIE